AGGTCGACCTGGCCGAGCTGGTACAGAACAGCCTGACCGCGCGCGGCTGGACCGCCGCCGACGGCATCTCCGCCGACCTGCCGTCCGGCATCGTCGCGTCCGCCGACCCGCGCCGGCTCGATCTGGTGGTCGCCAACCTCGTCGGCAACGCCCTGCGCCACGGCGCGCCGCCGGTGGAAGTGCGGCTGAGCAGCGGCGAGACGGCGGTCACGCTGACCGTCACCGATCACGGTCCGGGCATCCCGGAGGAGGTGCTGCCGCACGTGTTCGACCGGTTCGCCAAGGCGGACACGTCCCGCGCCCGGTCCGAAGGCAGCGGCCTCGGCCTGTCCATCGCGCAGGAAAACGCCCGTCTGCACGGCGGCGCGCTGGAAGCCGAAAACACTGGCGACGGCGCGCGCTTCACGCTCCGGCTGCCCCGGGAGGCCCGATGAAACGGCTGGCCTGCGTCTTGCTGTGCGCGTTCGGTCTCGTCGGGTGCGGCATCCAGCCGACCGCGGTGATCCCGGCCGGCAACGCGCCGATCGGGAACCAGCTGGGCTCGACGCGCCCGCAGATCACCCTCTACTTCCTCATCGGCGGCCAGCTCAGCCCGGTGCGCCGGGCCTGGGCCGCGGAAACCAGCCCGACCACCATCCTGACCGAGCTCTTCGGCGGCCCGTCCCCCGCCGAGGAACAGCAGGGCTTCTACTCGACGCTGCCGCCCGGACGGCACGTCACCGTCGACACCAGCGGCGCGCAGGTGGTGGTGACCGTGGCCGTGTCGATGAAGCAACTCTTCCCGGACGGGGTGCGGCAGGTGGTCTGCACGACAGCGGCCGCGCTGGCCGCGTCCGGACGGAACGCGACCGGCGGGATCACCGTGGTCGCGTCGGACACGAAACTGGAATCTCTGTCCTGCAACTGATTCCGGCTAGCGGGGGACGAACCCGTGCACGACGCGGTCGACCACGGACAGGACGACCTCGGTCGTGTTTCGCCCGCCGGTCTCCTGCCGCAGCGCCGCCTCCAGCGCACCGAACACCGCGCCGGTCAGCGCCGCGGCCTCGACCCGGTCCAGCTGCGGCGCGCACTTCTCGTACAGCAGCTCCGCCCAGCGGTCGCCGACCATCGCGTTGCGCAGCAGGTACCCGGCGCGCAACGCCGGCACCTCGGCGAGGAGCCGCGTCCGCACCTCGGTGAGCGGATGGTCCAGCGGGAAGCTCCACTCGTCCGCGGTGGCCAGCGCGCCGATCGTCCGCGGGACGAGTTCGGCGACCGGTTCTCCGGGCCGCGCGGCCGCGAAGACTTCGTCCAGCACCTGGTCGAAGAGGTGCTGATCAGCGAAAACGACGTCCTCTTTGGCCGCGAAGTAGTTGAAGAACGTCGCTGGCGACACCTGGGCCCTGGCGGCGATCTCGGCGACTGTCGTGCCGTCGAAACCCTGCTCGTCGAACAGCGTCAGCGCTGCCTCGATCAGTGCCTGGCGGGTCCGCCGCTTTTTTTCTTCTCGCAACCCGGTCATGGCGGAAATATTAGCGCTGATCTAAACTTAGAGTGTATCTAAGATTGGAGCCGCGATGGAACGAGCGGGATGCGTCGTCGCCGGGGGAGGCCCGGCCGGGATGATGCTCGGCCTGCTGCTGGCCAGGGCCGGCATCGAGGTCGTGGTACTGGAGAAGCACCGCGACTTCCTCCGGGATTTCCGCGGCGACACCGTGCATCCCTCCACCCTGCGCCTGCTCGACGAGCTCGGTCTGGGCGCACGCTTCGCCCGGCTCTCCCGCTCGTTCCTAAAGCGGATGAAGATGCAGATCGGCGACGAAACCGTGGTGGCGGCCGATTTCGGCCGGCTGCGCGGACCGCACCGGCACCTCGCCATGGTGCCCCAGTCGGAGTTCCTGGGCCTGCTGGCCGAAGCCGGTGCCGCCGAGCCGGCGTTCTCTCTGCGCATGGGCGCGGAACTGACCGGCCTGCGCCGCGAGAACGGCCGCGTCACCGGCGTGCGCTACCGCTCCTGCGGAGGCACCGAGCGCGAAATCGCCGCCCCGCTCACCGTCGGCTGCGACGGCCGATGGTCGGCCGTGCGCCGCGAACTCGGCTTCGCCCTGCGGGAATCGGAAGTCCCGATGGACGTCTGGCAAGTGCGGGTGCCGAAAGCCGAGGAAGGAGAATCCGGAGTGTTCGCCCGCTTCGGCCCGGGCTACGCCTCGGTCACCATGGACCGCGGCGACTACTACCAGACGTCGTACCTCATTCCTCGCGGCTCGGATGCCCGGCTGCGTTCGGCGCCAGTCGCGGAATTCCGCGCCCGGCTGAGCGAACTGTTCGGCTGGTCGCCCGGGCAGCTGGCCGGCATCCGTTCCTGGGACGAC
This sequence is a window from Amycolatopsis benzoatilytica AK 16/65. Protein-coding genes within it:
- a CDS encoding TetR family transcriptional regulator, encoding MTGLREEKKRRTRQALIEAALTLFDEQGFDGTTVAEIAARAQVSPATFFNYFAAKEDVVFADQHLFDQVLDEVFAAARPGEPVAELVPRTIGALATADEWSFPLDHPLTEVRTRLLAEVPALRAGYLLRNAMVGDRWAELLYEKCAPQLDRVEAAALTGAVFGALEAALRQETGGRNTTEVVLSVVDRVVHGFVPR
- a CDS encoding FAD-dependent oxidoreductase, whose amino-acid sequence is MERAGCVVAGGGPAGMMLGLLLARAGIEVVVLEKHRDFLRDFRGDTVHPSTLRLLDELGLGARFARLSRSFLKRMKMQIGDETVVAADFGRLRGPHRHLAMVPQSEFLGLLAEAGAAEPAFSLRMGAELTGLRRENGRVTGVRYRSCGGTEREIAAPLTVGCDGRWSAVRRELGFALRESEVPMDVWQVRVPKAEEGESGVFARFGPGYASVTMDRGDYYQTSYLIPRGSDARLRSAPVAEFRARLSELFGWSPGQLAGIRSWDDVKLLEVTMGLLPRWHRPGAVCIGDAAHPMSPVGGVGVNLAVQDAVATARILAAPLRAGTPSPSRLAAIRRRRWLPTAAVQFNQRSEHEMLLRPALEGTLQRLPAPMRVLQRVPALSGVTAYLGGVGIRPEHAPAFARRSDVDSHLG